In Penaeus monodon isolate SGIC_2016 unplaced genomic scaffold, NSTDA_Pmon_1 PmonScaffold_15189, whole genome shotgun sequence, the following are encoded in one genomic region:
- the LOC119569444 gene encoding transcription initiation factor TFIID subunit 2-like yields the protein MKKDKEILKPYKLSHQILSLTGINFTRQTVIGFTELTLIPSKDSIRYIWLNCKQCCVYRVTLNDTLEVQFQYSDPLLEVCQQDSKQRNLEYLNKSQLTGVTAVDPEIGRGELVITVPLEAQNMIQEGKPLRVGVEFSLEKPQSGLHFVVPNTEGTLVEKGAHMFTYGNENSARLWFPCIDTWSEVCTWRLEFTVDEFMTAVSCGDLLEVVYTQDMRRKTFTTIFQPQHVPQILLLLLGK from the exons atgaaaaaagacaaagagatctTAAAACCTTACAAATT GTCTCATCAGATTCTGAGTTTGACAGGGATAAATTTCACTAGGCAGACAGTCATT gGATTTACTGAACTAACATTAATCCCATCTAAGGACAGCATCCGATACATCTGGTTGAACTGTAAACAATGTTGTGTGTATCGTGTGACTCTGAATGACACTCTTGAAGTACAGTTCCAGTACTCTGATCCACTTCTTGAAGTATGCCAGCAAGATTCCAAACA GAGGAATCTTGAGTACCTCAACAAATCCCAGCTAACAGGGGTTACTGCAGTAGACCCAGAGATAGGTCGAGGAGAACTTGTTATAACAGTTCCCTTAGAAGCTCAGAATATGATCCAGGAAGGGAAACCTTTACGTGTTGGAGTTGAATTTTCCCTGGAAAAACCTCAGTCAGGTTTGCATTTTGTGGTGCCTAACACAGAAGGAACATTAGTTGAG AAAGGGGCACATATGTTCACATATGGCAATGAAAATAGTGCTCGATTATGGTTTCCCTGTATTGATACTTGGAGTGAAGTATGCACTTGGAGACTGGAGTTCACAGTTGATGAGTTTATGACAGCTGTAAGCTGTGGTGACCTCTTAGAGGTTGTCTACACACAGGATATGAGACGGAAAACTTTCACTACTATCTTTCAACCCCAACATGTGCCCCAAATATTGCTCTTGTTGTTGGGTAAATGA